One Glycine max cultivar Williams 82 chromosome 6, Glycine_max_v4.0, whole genome shotgun sequence DNA segment encodes these proteins:
- the LOC100819513 gene encoding glutamate synthase [NADH], amyloplastic isoform X2 produces the protein MGELIHSRFSTNTFPSWDRAQPMRVLGHNGEINTLKGNVNWMKAREGLLKCKELGLSENELKKLLPIVDANSSDSGAFDGVLEFLIQSGKSLPEAVMMMIPEAWQNDKNMDPQRKAFYEYFSALMEPWDGPALISFTDGHYLGATLDRNGLRPGRFYVTHSGRVVMASEVGVVDIPVEDVSRKGRLNPGMMLLVDFEKHIVVNDDALKEQYSLARPYGEWLKKQKLELKDIVDSVHESERVPPSITGVVPASGDDVDMENMGINGLLVPLKAFGYTVESLEMLLLPMAKDGTEALGSMGNDAPLAVMSNREKLTFEYFKQMFAQVTNPPIDPIREKIVTSTECMVGPEGDLTEITEDQCHRLSLKGPLLSIEEMEAIKKMNYRGWRSKVIDITYSKGRGKKGLEEALDRICAEAHDAISDGYTTLVLSDRAFSRKRVAVSSLLAVGAVHQHLVKTLERTRVALVIESAEPREVHHFCTLVGFGADAICPYLAVEAIWRLQVDGKIPPKTNGEFYSKDELVKKYFKASNYGMMKVLAKMGISTLASYKGAQIFEALGLSSEVIERCFAGTPSRVEGATFEMLARDALKLHELAFPSRVFSAGSAEAKALPNPGDYHWRKGGEIHLNDPLAISKLQEAARTNSKDAYEQYSKLIHELNKACNLRGLLKFKEAAVKVSLDEVEPASEIVKRFCTGAMSYGSISLEAHTALATAMNKIGGKSNTGEGGEQPSRMEPLSDGSRNPKRSAIKQVASGRFGVTSYYLTNADELQIKMAQGAKPGEGGELPGHKVVGDIAVTRNSTPGVGLISPPPHHDIYSIEDLAQLIHDLKNANPAARVSVKLVSEAGVGVVASGVVKGHADHVLISGHDGGTGASRWTGIKNAGLPWELGLAETHQTLVANDLRGRTVLQTDGQIKTGRDVAIATLLGAEEFGFSTAPLITLGCIMMRKCHKNTCPVGIATQDPVLREKFAGEPEHVINFFFMIAEEMREIMSQLGFRTVNEMVGRSDMLEVDKEVIKSNEKLENIDLSFLLRPAAELRPEAAQYCVQKQDHGLDMALDNKLIGLSNAALEKGLPVYIESPIHNVNRAVGTMLSHAVTKKYHLNGLPTDTIHIRFNGSAGQSFGAFLCPGITLELEGDGNDYVGKGLSGGKIVVFPPKGSTFDPKKNIVIGNVALYGATSGEAYFNGMAAERFCVRNSGANAVVEGVGDHGCEYMTGGIVVVLGNTGRNFAAGMSGGIAYVLDMDGKFLSQCNHELVDLDKVEEEEDITTLRMLIQQHQRHTNSVLAKEVLPDFENLVPKFIKVFPKEYKRVLASTKSKEASKDAVESASNHGEEQDEIELVEEDAFEKLKKLATASINGKPSEAESSKRPSQVIDPVKHRGFVAYERESVQYRDPNARINDWNEVMKETKPGPLLKTQSARCMDCGTPFCHQENSGCPLGNKIPEFNELVYQNRWREALDRLLETNNFPEFTGRVCPAPCEGSCVLGIIENPVSIKSIECAIIDKAFEEGWMVPRPPARRTGKRVAVVGSGPSGLAAADQLNKMGHTVTVYERADRIGGLMMYGVPNMKTDKVDIVQRRVNLMAEEGINFVVNANIGHDPLYSLDRLREENDAIVLAVGATKPRDLPVPGRELSGVHFAMEFLHANTKSLLDSNLQDGNFISAKGKKVVVIGGGDTGTDCIGTSIRHGCSSIVNLELLPQPPQTRAPGNPWPQWPRIYRVDYGHQEGAAKFGKDPRSYEVLTKRFVGDENGVVKGLEVIRVLWEKDETGRFQFKEIEGSEEILEADLVLLAMGFLGPEPTIAEKLGIERDNRSNFKAEYGRFSTSLKGVFAAGDCRRGQSLVVWAISEGRQAAAQVDSFLTNEDIEHNVAGSPDDKLQHKFAVPNKQ, from the exons ATGGGCGAGTTG ATACATTCACGATTTTCGACAAATACTTTTCCTAGTTGGGATCGTGCTCAACCTATGCGTGTATTGGGCCACAATGGAGAAATCAACACACTTAAAGGAAATGTAAACTG GATGAAGGCACGTGAAGGCCTACTGAAGTGCAAGGAGCTTGGTCTATCCGAGAATGAGTTAAAGAAGCTTTTGCCTATTGTGGATGCAAATTCATCTGATTCAG GAGCTTTTGATGGTGTCCTTGAGTTTTTGATTCAGTCTGGAAAAAGTCTTCCTGAAGCTGTTATGATGATGATTCCTGAAGCATGGCAAAATGACAAGAACATGGATCCTCAGCGCAAAGCCTTTTATGAATACTTCTCAGCTCTCATGGAGCCATGGGATGGGCCAGCTCTTATATCAT TTACTGATGGCCACTATCTTGGAGCAACGTTGGACAGGAATGGGCTGCGACCAGGCCGCTTTTATGTCACCCACAGTGGACGAGTTGTAATGGCGAGTGAAGTTGGGGTTGTAGACATTCCTGTTGAAGACGTGAGTCGGAAAGGAAGACTAAATCCTGGCATGATGCTTCTGGTGGATTTTGAGAAGCATATTGTTGTGAATGATGATGCCTTAAAGGAACAGTATTCATTGGCAAGGCCATATGGGGAATGGCTCAAAAAGCAGAAGTTAGAACTCAAAGACATAGTTGATTCTGTTCATGAATCTGAAAGAGTGCCTCCATCAATAACAGGAGTGGTGCCa GCATCTGGTGATGACGTGGATATGGAAAATATGGGAATTAATGGTTTATTGGTTCCATTGAAAGCTTTTGG ATATACCGTTGAATCCTTGGAAATGTTATTACTTCCCATGGCAAAAGATGGTACGGAAGCCCTTGGGTCAATGGGAAATGATGCTCCATTAGCCGTCATGTCAAATAGAGAAAAACTCACTTTTGAGTACTTTAAGCAAATGTTTGCCCAAGTGACAAACCCACCGATTGATCCTATTCGAGAGAAAATAGTCACGTCCACGGAATGTATGGTTGGTCCAGAAGGCGACTTAACAGAAATAACTGAGGATCAATGCCACCGTCTTTCCTTAAAAGGTCCCCTTTTATCCATTGAAGAAATGGAagccattaaaaaaatgaattacagGGGATGGCGGAGCAAAGTTATAGATATAACATACTCAAAGGGCCGTGGCAAGAAAGGGTTGGAGGAAGCCTTGGATAGGATATGTGCGGAAGCACATGATGCAATTAGTGATGGCTACACTACCCTTGTGTTGTCTGATAGAG CCTTCTCAAGGAAACGTGTTGCTGTGAGCTCCCTGCTGGCTGTTGGTGCTGTCCATCAACATCTAGTGAAAACACTTGAGCGTACTAGAGTTGCCTTAGTAATAGAATCTGCTGAGCCACGTGAAGTGCACCATTTCTGCACACTTGTTGGCTTCGGTGCTGATGCTATATGTCCATATTTGGCTGTAGAGGCAATTTGGCGACTACAGGTTGATGGAAAGATCCCACCAAAAACAAATGGTGAATTCTACTCAAAAGATGAGCTGGTTAAGAAGTACTTCAAAGCAAGCAACTATGGAATGATGAAGGTGCTTGCGAAGATGGGAATATCTACTTTGGCCTCTTACAAAGGTGCTCAGATTTTTGAAGCTCTGGGTCTTTCATCAGAAGTGATTGAAAGGTGCTTTGCTGGAACCCCAAGTCGAGTTGAGGGTGCAACATTTGAGATGCTTGCTCGTGATGCTCTTAAATTGCATGAGTTAGCATTTCCTTCTCGGGTTTTCTCTGCTGGAAGTGCTGAAGCAAAGGCATTACCAAATCCTGGGGATTATCATTGGAGAAAAGGCGGGGAAATTCACTTGAATGATCCACTTGCCATATCAAAGCTTCAAGAGGCTGCCAGAACTAACAGCAAAGATGCATATGAACAGTACTCTAAGCTCATTCACGAGTTAAATAAAGCCTGTAATTTGCGGGGACTTCTGAAATTTAAAGAGGCAGCTGTGAAAGTTTCCCTTGATGAAGTAGAACCTGCTAGTGAGATTGTTAAACGGTTTTGCACTGGTGCCATGAGTTATGGGTCTATATCATTGGAGGCACACACAGCATTGGCAACTGCTATGAATAAGATTGGAGGGAAATCCAACACag GTGAGGGAGGTGAGCAGCCATCTCGTATGGAGCCTCTTTCTGATGGCTCAAGGAACCCGAAAAGGAGTGCCATTAAGCAGGTTGCCAGTGGGAGATTTGGAGTTACAAGTTACTATCTTACAAATGCCGATGAATTGCAGATAAAGATGGCCCAG GGAGCAAAACCTGGTGAGGGTGGTGAACTTCCCGGCCACAAGGTTGTAGGAGACATTGCTGTCACAAGGAATTCAACCCCCGGTGTAGGACTTATCAGCCCACCTCCTCATCATGATATTTACTCTATTGAAGACCTTGCCCAACTAATTCATGATCTAAAG AATGCCAACCCTGCTGCTCGAGTTAGTGTGAAGTTGGTATCTGAAGCTGGAGTTGGTGTAGTTGCCAGTGGAGTTGTTAAAGGCCATGCTGATCATGTCTTGATCTCTGGCCACGACGGAGGTACAGGGGCTTCCAGATGGACTGGCATAAAGAATGCTGGTCTCCCTTGGGAACTTGGCTTGGCTGAGACCCATCAGACTTTGGTTGCTAATGACCTCCGGGGTCGCACAGTTCTCCAAACTGACGGGCAAATTAAAACAGGAAGAGATGTGGCCATAGCCACTCTTCTTGGTGCAGAAGAGTTCGGTTTCAGTACAGCTCCACTCATTACTCTTGGCTGCATCATGATGCGCAAGTGCCACAAGAATACCTGCCCTGTTGGCATTGCTACCCAAGATCCAGTACTAAGAGAAAAGTTTGCCGGAGAACCTGAGCATgtcattaacttttttttcatgatagCAGAAGAGATGAGAGAAATTATGTCCCAGCTTGGGTTTCGTACGGTGAATGAGATGGTTGGCCGTTCAGATATGCTCGAAGTTGATAAGGAAGTCATTAAAAGTAATGAGAAACTAGAGAACATTGACCTCTCTTTTTTGCTTAGACCTGCAGCTGAACTGCGGCCAGAAGCTGCTCAATACTGTGTTCAAAAACAAGATCATGGTTTGGACATGGCCTTGGATAATAAGCTTATAGGTCTGTCCAATGCTGCTTTGGAAAAGGGTCTCCCGGTATACATTGAAAGTCCAATCCATAATGTAAACCGTGCAGTGGGAACTATGCTAAGCCATGCGGTGACTAAAAAGTACCACTTAAATGGTCTTCCAACTGACACTATTCATATCAGATTTAATGGCAGTGCAGGCCAGAGCTTTGGTGCATTCCTTTGTCCCGGCATCACTTTGGAACTTGAAGGTGATGGCAATGACTATGTTGGTAAAGGATTGTCAGGTGGCAAGATTGTTGTATTTCCTCCAAAGGGGAGTACCTTTGACCCTAAGAAGAATATTGTAATTGGTAATGTGGCTCTATATGGGGCCACATCTGGTGAAGCATATTTCAATGGGATGGCAGCTGAAAGGTTTTGTGTGCGTAATTCTGGAGCTAACGCAGTAGTGGAAGGTGTTGGCGATCATGGATGTGAGTACATGACTGGTGGGATAGTAGTTGTGCTTGGAAACACTGGCAGAAATTTTGCTGCAGGTATGAGTGGTGGGATTGCTTATGTTCTAGATATGGATGGAAAATTCCTATCTCAGTGCAACCATGAGCTTGTAGATCTGGATAAggttgaagaggaagaggataTTACTACTCTTAGAATGTTGATACAACAACATCAGCGCCACACAAATAGTGTGCTTGCCAAAGAAGTGCTCCCTGACTTTGAGAATCTTGTTCCAAAATTTATCAAGGTGTTCCCCAAGGAGTATAAACGAGTTTTGGCAAGTACGAAATCAAAGGAAGCTTCCAAAGATGCTGTGGAGTCTGCTTCTAACCATGGAGAGGAGCAAGATGAAATAGAATTGGTGGAGGAAGATGCTTTTGAAAAGCTTAAGAAACTGGCTACTGCATCGATAAATGGGAAGCCTAGTGAG GCTGAATCATCCAAGAGGCCTAGTCAAGTCATTGATCCTGTTAAACACAGAGGTTTTGTTGCTTATGAGCGGGAAAGTGTTCAGTACAGGGATCCCAATGCTCGAATAAATGACTGGAACGAGGTGATGAAGGAAACAAAGCCTGGTCCACTTTTGAAAACCCAATCAGCCCGTTGTATGGACTGTGGTACTCCTTTCTGTCATCAG GAAAACTCTGGGTGTCCTCTTGGAAATAAAATACCAGAATTTAATGAGTTAGTATACCAAAATAGGTGGCGTGAAGCATTAGATAGGCTTCTTGAGACAAATAACTTCCCAGAGTTTACCGGTAGGGTATGCCCAGCACCTTGTGAAGGTTCTTGTGTCCTTGGTATTATTGAGAATCCAGTATCTATTAAAAGCATAGAATGCGCTATCATAGACAAAGCTTTTGAGGAGGGTTGGATGGTGCCACGACCTCCAGCTAGGAGAACTGG GAAAAGAGTGGCCGTTGTTGGAAGTGGACCATCCGGCCTGGCAGCTGCTGATCAACTGAATAAAATGGGCCATACTGTAACTGTGTATGAAAGAGCTGATAGGATTGGAGGGCTTATGATGTATGGCGTTCCCAACATGAAGACTGACAAAGTGGATATAGTTCAACGGCGGGTCAACCTTATGGCAGAAGAGGGAATTAACTTTGTGGTGAATGCTAATATCGGGCATGATCCTTTATACTCTCTTGATAGACTTCGGGAGgaaaatgatgctattgtcttGGCTGTAGGAGCCACAAAACCAAG GGATCTTCCAGTACCTGGGCGGGAGCTGTCAGGAGTTCATTTTGCTATGGAGTTTCTTCATGCAAATACTAAAAGCTTGCTTGATAGCAATCTCCAGGATGGCAACTTCATTTCTGCCAAGGGAAAGAAAGTTGTGGTCATTGGTGGGGGTGACACGGGCACAGATTGCATAGGGACATCCATTCGGCATGGGTGTAGTAGCATTGTAAATCTGGAACTTCTCCCTCAGCCACCACAAACTAGAGCCCCAGGCAACCCTTGGCCACAG TGGCCTCGCATATACCGAGTAGATTATGGGCACCAAGAAGGTGCAGCAAAATTTGGGAAAGATCCAAGATCTTATGAGGTATTGACTAAGCGGTTTGTGGGAGATGAAAATGGAGTTGTGAAGGGACTTGAAGTAATACGTGTCCTCTGGGAGAAGGATGAAACTGGGAGGTTTCAATTTAAGGAAATTGAGGGCTCCGAAGAGATTCTTGAGGCTGACCTAGTTTTACTGGCCATGGGATTCCTTGGCCCTGAGCCT ACAATTGCAGAGAAGTTGGGTATTGAGCGAGACAACAGGTCAAACTTCAAGGCAGAGTATGGTCGTTTCTCAACCAGTCTTAAAGGGGTGTTTGCAGCCGGAGATTGTCGACGTGGTCAGTCCCTGGTGGTATGGGCAATTTCAGAGGGACGACAAGCTGCAGCACAAGTTGACAGTTTCCTCACAAATGAAGACATAGAGCACAATGTTGCCGGAAGTCCAGACGACAAGCTGCAGCACAAGTTTGCAGTGCCAAACAAACAGTGA
- the LOC100819513 gene encoding glutamate synthase [NADH], amyloplastic isoform X3: protein MRVLGHNGEINTLKGNVNWMKAREGLLKCKELGLSENELKKLLPIVDANSSDSGAFDGVLEFLIQSGKSLPEAVMMMIPEAWQNDKNMDPQRKAFYEYFSALMEPWDGPALISFTDGHYLGATLDRNGLRPGRFYVTHSGRVVMASEVGVVDIPVEDVSRKGRLNPGMMLLVDFEKHIVVNDDALKEQYSLARPYGEWLKKQKLELKDIVDSVHESERVPPSITGVVPASGDDVDMENMGINGLLVPLKAFGYTVESLEMLLLPMAKDGTEALGSMGNDAPLAVMSNREKLTFEYFKQMFAQVTNPPIDPIREKIVTSTECMVGPEGDLTEITEDQCHRLSLKGPLLSIEEMEAIKKMNYRGWRSKVIDITYSKGRGKKGLEEALDRICAEAHDAISDGYTTLVLSDRAFSRKRVAVSSLLAVGAVHQHLVKTLERTRVALVIESAEPREVHHFCTLVGFGADAICPYLAVEAIWRLQVDGKIPPKTNGEFYSKDELVKKYFKASNYGMMKVLAKMGISTLASYKGAQIFEALGLSSEVIERCFAGTPSRVEGATFEMLARDALKLHELAFPSRVFSAGSAEAKALPNPGDYHWRKGGEIHLNDPLAISKLQEAARTNSKDAYEQYSKLIHELNKACNLRGLLKFKEAAVKVSLDEVEPASEIVKRFCTGAMSYGSISLEAHTALATAMNKIGGKSNTGEGGEQPSRMEPLSDGSRNPKRSAIKQVASGRFGVTSYYLTNADELQIKMAQGAKPGEGGELPGHKVVGDIAVTRNSTPGVGLISPPPHHDIYSIEDLAQLIHDLKNANPAARVSVKLVSEAGVGVVASGVVKGHADHVLISGHDGGTGASRWTGIKNAGLPWELGLAETHQTLVANDLRGRTVLQTDGQIKTGRDVAIATLLGAEEFGFSTAPLITLGCIMMRKCHKNTCPVGIATQDPVLREKFAGEPEHVINFFFMIAEEMREIMSQLGFRTVNEMVGRSDMLEVDKEVIKSNEKLENIDLSFLLRPAAELRPEAAQYCVQKQDHGLDMALDNKLIGLSNAALEKGLPVYIESPIHNVNRAVGTMLSHAVTKKYHLNGLPTDTIHIRFNGSAGQSFGAFLCPGITLELEGDGNDYVGKGLSGGKIVVFPPKGSTFDPKKNIVIGNVALYGATSGEAYFNGMAAERFCVRNSGANAVVEGVGDHGCEYMTGGIVVVLGNTGRNFAAGMSGGIAYVLDMDGKFLSQCNHELVDLDKVEEEEDITTLRMLIQQHQRHTNSVLAKEVLPDFENLVPKFIKVFPKEYKRVLASTKSKEASKDAVESASNHGEEQDEIELVEEDAFEKLKKLATASINGKPSEAESSKRPSQVIDPVKHRGFVAYERESVQYRDPNARINDWNEVMKETKPGPLLKTQSARCMDCGTPFCHQENSGCPLGNKIPEFNELVYQNRWREALDRLLETNNFPEFTGRVCPAPCEGSCVLGIIENPVSIKSIECAIIDKAFEEGWMVPRPPARRTGKRVAVVGSGPSGLAAADQLNKMGHTVTVYERADRIGGLMMYGVPNMKTDKVDIVQRRVNLMAEEGINFVVNANIGHDPLYSLDRLREENDAIVLAVGATKPRDLPVPGRELSGVHFAMEFLHANTKSLLDSNLQDGNFISAKGKKVVVIGGGDTGTDCIGTSIRHGCSSIVNLELLPQPPQTRAPGNPWPQWPRIYRVDYGHQEGAAKFGKDPRSYEVLTKRFVGDENGVVKGLEVIRVLWEKDETGRFQFKEIEGSEEILEADLVLLAMGFLGPEPTIAEKLGIERDNRSNFKAEYGRFSTSLKGVFAAGDCRRGQSLVVWAISEGRQAAAQVDSFLTNEDIEHNVAGSPDDKLQHKFAVPNKQ from the exons ATGCGTGTATTGGGCCACAATGGAGAAATCAACACACTTAAAGGAAATGTAAACTG GATGAAGGCACGTGAAGGCCTACTGAAGTGCAAGGAGCTTGGTCTATCCGAGAATGAGTTAAAGAAGCTTTTGCCTATTGTGGATGCAAATTCATCTGATTCAG GAGCTTTTGATGGTGTCCTTGAGTTTTTGATTCAGTCTGGAAAAAGTCTTCCTGAAGCTGTTATGATGATGATTCCTGAAGCATGGCAAAATGACAAGAACATGGATCCTCAGCGCAAAGCCTTTTATGAATACTTCTCAGCTCTCATGGAGCCATGGGATGGGCCAGCTCTTATATCAT TTACTGATGGCCACTATCTTGGAGCAACGTTGGACAGGAATGGGCTGCGACCAGGCCGCTTTTATGTCACCCACAGTGGACGAGTTGTAATGGCGAGTGAAGTTGGGGTTGTAGACATTCCTGTTGAAGACGTGAGTCGGAAAGGAAGACTAAATCCTGGCATGATGCTTCTGGTGGATTTTGAGAAGCATATTGTTGTGAATGATGATGCCTTAAAGGAACAGTATTCATTGGCAAGGCCATATGGGGAATGGCTCAAAAAGCAGAAGTTAGAACTCAAAGACATAGTTGATTCTGTTCATGAATCTGAAAGAGTGCCTCCATCAATAACAGGAGTGGTGCCa GCATCTGGTGATGACGTGGATATGGAAAATATGGGAATTAATGGTTTATTGGTTCCATTGAAAGCTTTTGG ATATACCGTTGAATCCTTGGAAATGTTATTACTTCCCATGGCAAAAGATGGTACGGAAGCCCTTGGGTCAATGGGAAATGATGCTCCATTAGCCGTCATGTCAAATAGAGAAAAACTCACTTTTGAGTACTTTAAGCAAATGTTTGCCCAAGTGACAAACCCACCGATTGATCCTATTCGAGAGAAAATAGTCACGTCCACGGAATGTATGGTTGGTCCAGAAGGCGACTTAACAGAAATAACTGAGGATCAATGCCACCGTCTTTCCTTAAAAGGTCCCCTTTTATCCATTGAAGAAATGGAagccattaaaaaaatgaattacagGGGATGGCGGAGCAAAGTTATAGATATAACATACTCAAAGGGCCGTGGCAAGAAAGGGTTGGAGGAAGCCTTGGATAGGATATGTGCGGAAGCACATGATGCAATTAGTGATGGCTACACTACCCTTGTGTTGTCTGATAGAG CCTTCTCAAGGAAACGTGTTGCTGTGAGCTCCCTGCTGGCTGTTGGTGCTGTCCATCAACATCTAGTGAAAACACTTGAGCGTACTAGAGTTGCCTTAGTAATAGAATCTGCTGAGCCACGTGAAGTGCACCATTTCTGCACACTTGTTGGCTTCGGTGCTGATGCTATATGTCCATATTTGGCTGTAGAGGCAATTTGGCGACTACAGGTTGATGGAAAGATCCCACCAAAAACAAATGGTGAATTCTACTCAAAAGATGAGCTGGTTAAGAAGTACTTCAAAGCAAGCAACTATGGAATGATGAAGGTGCTTGCGAAGATGGGAATATCTACTTTGGCCTCTTACAAAGGTGCTCAGATTTTTGAAGCTCTGGGTCTTTCATCAGAAGTGATTGAAAGGTGCTTTGCTGGAACCCCAAGTCGAGTTGAGGGTGCAACATTTGAGATGCTTGCTCGTGATGCTCTTAAATTGCATGAGTTAGCATTTCCTTCTCGGGTTTTCTCTGCTGGAAGTGCTGAAGCAAAGGCATTACCAAATCCTGGGGATTATCATTGGAGAAAAGGCGGGGAAATTCACTTGAATGATCCACTTGCCATATCAAAGCTTCAAGAGGCTGCCAGAACTAACAGCAAAGATGCATATGAACAGTACTCTAAGCTCATTCACGAGTTAAATAAAGCCTGTAATTTGCGGGGACTTCTGAAATTTAAAGAGGCAGCTGTGAAAGTTTCCCTTGATGAAGTAGAACCTGCTAGTGAGATTGTTAAACGGTTTTGCACTGGTGCCATGAGTTATGGGTCTATATCATTGGAGGCACACACAGCATTGGCAACTGCTATGAATAAGATTGGAGGGAAATCCAACACag GTGAGGGAGGTGAGCAGCCATCTCGTATGGAGCCTCTTTCTGATGGCTCAAGGAACCCGAAAAGGAGTGCCATTAAGCAGGTTGCCAGTGGGAGATTTGGAGTTACAAGTTACTATCTTACAAATGCCGATGAATTGCAGATAAAGATGGCCCAG GGAGCAAAACCTGGTGAGGGTGGTGAACTTCCCGGCCACAAGGTTGTAGGAGACATTGCTGTCACAAGGAATTCAACCCCCGGTGTAGGACTTATCAGCCCACCTCCTCATCATGATATTTACTCTATTGAAGACCTTGCCCAACTAATTCATGATCTAAAG AATGCCAACCCTGCTGCTCGAGTTAGTGTGAAGTTGGTATCTGAAGCTGGAGTTGGTGTAGTTGCCAGTGGAGTTGTTAAAGGCCATGCTGATCATGTCTTGATCTCTGGCCACGACGGAGGTACAGGGGCTTCCAGATGGACTGGCATAAAGAATGCTGGTCTCCCTTGGGAACTTGGCTTGGCTGAGACCCATCAGACTTTGGTTGCTAATGACCTCCGGGGTCGCACAGTTCTCCAAACTGACGGGCAAATTAAAACAGGAAGAGATGTGGCCATAGCCACTCTTCTTGGTGCAGAAGAGTTCGGTTTCAGTACAGCTCCACTCATTACTCTTGGCTGCATCATGATGCGCAAGTGCCACAAGAATACCTGCCCTGTTGGCATTGCTACCCAAGATCCAGTACTAAGAGAAAAGTTTGCCGGAGAACCTGAGCATgtcattaacttttttttcatgatagCAGAAGAGATGAGAGAAATTATGTCCCAGCTTGGGTTTCGTACGGTGAATGAGATGGTTGGCCGTTCAGATATGCTCGAAGTTGATAAGGAAGTCATTAAAAGTAATGAGAAACTAGAGAACATTGACCTCTCTTTTTTGCTTAGACCTGCAGCTGAACTGCGGCCAGAAGCTGCTCAATACTGTGTTCAAAAACAAGATCATGGTTTGGACATGGCCTTGGATAATAAGCTTATAGGTCTGTCCAATGCTGCTTTGGAAAAGGGTCTCCCGGTATACATTGAAAGTCCAATCCATAATGTAAACCGTGCAGTGGGAACTATGCTAAGCCATGCGGTGACTAAAAAGTACCACTTAAATGGTCTTCCAACTGACACTATTCATATCAGATTTAATGGCAGTGCAGGCCAGAGCTTTGGTGCATTCCTTTGTCCCGGCATCACTTTGGAACTTGAAGGTGATGGCAATGACTATGTTGGTAAAGGATTGTCAGGTGGCAAGATTGTTGTATTTCCTCCAAAGGGGAGTACCTTTGACCCTAAGAAGAATATTGTAATTGGTAATGTGGCTCTATATGGGGCCACATCTGGTGAAGCATATTTCAATGGGATGGCAGCTGAAAGGTTTTGTGTGCGTAATTCTGGAGCTAACGCAGTAGTGGAAGGTGTTGGCGATCATGGATGTGAGTACATGACTGGTGGGATAGTAGTTGTGCTTGGAAACACTGGCAGAAATTTTGCTGCAGGTATGAGTGGTGGGATTGCTTATGTTCTAGATATGGATGGAAAATTCCTATCTCAGTGCAACCATGAGCTTGTAGATCTGGATAAggttgaagaggaagaggataTTACTACTCTTAGAATGTTGATACAACAACATCAGCGCCACACAAATAGTGTGCTTGCCAAAGAAGTGCTCCCTGACTTTGAGAATCTTGTTCCAAAATTTATCAAGGTGTTCCCCAAGGAGTATAAACGAGTTTTGGCAAGTACGAAATCAAAGGAAGCTTCCAAAGATGCTGTGGAGTCTGCTTCTAACCATGGAGAGGAGCAAGATGAAATAGAATTGGTGGAGGAAGATGCTTTTGAAAAGCTTAAGAAACTGGCTACTGCATCGATAAATGGGAAGCCTAGTGAG GCTGAATCATCCAAGAGGCCTAGTCAAGTCATTGATCCTGTTAAACACAGAGGTTTTGTTGCTTATGAGCGGGAAAGTGTTCAGTACAGGGATCCCAATGCTCGAATAAATGACTGGAACGAGGTGATGAAGGAAACAAAGCCTGGTCCACTTTTGAAAACCCAATCAGCCCGTTGTATGGACTGTGGTACTCCTTTCTGTCATCAG GAAAACTCTGGGTGTCCTCTTGGAAATAAAATACCAGAATTTAATGAGTTAGTATACCAAAATAGGTGGCGTGAAGCATTAGATAGGCTTCTTGAGACAAATAACTTCCCAGAGTTTACCGGTAGGGTATGCCCAGCACCTTGTGAAGGTTCTTGTGTCCTTGGTATTATTGAGAATCCAGTATCTATTAAAAGCATAGAATGCGCTATCATAGACAAAGCTTTTGAGGAGGGTTGGATGGTGCCACGACCTCCAGCTAGGAGAACTGG GAAAAGAGTGGCCGTTGTTGGAAGTGGACCATCCGGCCTGGCAGCTGCTGATCAACTGAATAAAATGGGCCATACTGTAACTGTGTATGAAAGAGCTGATAGGATTGGAGGGCTTATGATGTATGGCGTTCCCAACATGAAGACTGACAAAGTGGATATAGTTCAACGGCGGGTCAACCTTATGGCAGAAGAGGGAATTAACTTTGTGGTGAATGCTAATATCGGGCATGATCCTTTATACTCTCTTGATAGACTTCGGGAGgaaaatgatgctattgtcttGGCTGTAGGAGCCACAAAACCAAG GGATCTTCCAGTACCTGGGCGGGAGCTGTCAGGAGTTCATTTTGCTATGGAGTTTCTTCATGCAAATACTAAAAGCTTGCTTGATAGCAATCTCCAGGATGGCAACTTCATTTCTGCCAAGGGAAAGAAAGTTGTGGTCATTGGTGGGGGTGACACGGGCACAGATTGCATAGGGACATCCATTCGGCATGGGTGTAGTAGCATTGTAAATCTGGAACTTCTCCCTCAGCCACCACAAACTAGAGCCCCAGGCAACCCTTGGCCACAG TGGCCTCGCATATACCGAGTAGATTATGGGCACCAAGAAGGTGCAGCAAAATTTGGGAAAGATCCAAGATCTTATGAGGTATTGACTAAGCGGTTTGTGGGAGATGAAAATGGAGTTGTGAAGGGACTTGAAGTAATACGTGTCCTCTGGGAGAAGGATGAAACTGGGAGGTTTCAATTTAAGGAAATTGAGGGCTCCGAAGAGATTCTTGAGGCTGACCTAGTTTTACTGGCCATGGGATTCCTTGGCCCTGAGCCT ACAATTGCAGAGAAGTTGGGTATTGAGCGAGACAACAGGTCAAACTTCAAGGCAGAGTATGGTCGTTTCTCAACCAGTCTTAAAGGGGTGTTTGCAGCCGGAGATTGTCGACGTGGTCAGTCCCTGGTGGTATGGGCAATTTCAGAGGGACGACAAGCTGCAGCACAAGTTGACAGTTTCCTCACAAATGAAGACATAGAGCACAATGTTGCCGGAAGTCCAGACGACAAGCTGCAGCACAAGTTTGCAGTGCCAAACAAACAGTGA